In Tsuneonella sp. CC-YZS046, the genomic window TCATCCTGGGCGGCATCGTGCTGGTGTGGTTCGGCGTGACGATGATCCATCAGGTCGAACCCAAGGAAGAAGGGACGGTCACCACCTTCGGGAAATATTCCCGCACGATCACGCCCGGCATTTCGCTGACCCTGCCGTGGCCGATCCAGAACGTCGACGTCACCGACGTCACCTCCATCCGGCGCGAAACCATTCCCGAGGGCGAGGCCGAGAAGCTGATGCTGACCGGCGACCAGAACCTGGTCGATCTCAGCTATCTCATCCGCTGGAACATCAAGGACCTCAAGCAATACAAGTTCCAGCTGGCGCAGCCCGAGGAAACGGTGCGCGAAGTGGCCGAAGCGGCGATGCGCGCCTCGGTCGCCGAAGAAACTCTGGATCGCGTGCTGTCCGGCGCTGGCCGTGGAGACATCGAACAGCGCGTGCGCGACAGGATGCAGGCGGTACTGAACGCCTATGGCTCCGGCATCGCCGTGCAGGGCATCGAGATCAAGAAGACCGACCCGCCCGAGCGCGTGGTCGAAGCCTTCAAGGGCGTATCGGCCGCCCAGCAGGACGCGCAAAGCGAAAGAAACCGGGCGGAAGCATGGGCGCA contains:
- the hflK gene encoding protease modulator HflK, whose amino-acid sequence is MERIGGFFERIALAMAGKRSPWGGKGDDGKQGGGGDDPEGARDGTGQTGENPPPPPKGPRNPWLPPGSSDEPRRSASIEDIFRARGPEGPRRQTGGPGGPNFRLPERPGGGSWFPFILGGIVLVWFGVTMIHQVEPKEEGTVTTFGKYSRTITPGISLTLPWPIQNVDVTDVTSIRRETIPEGEAEKLMLTGDQNLVDLSYLIRWNIKDLKQYKFQLAQPEETVREVAEAAMRASVAEETLDRVLSGAGRGDIEQRVRDRMQAVLNAYGSGIAVQGIEIKKTDPPERVVEAFKGVSAAQQDAQSERNRAEAWAQQLLARAQGDAAAFDKVYEEYRLAPQVTRRRMYYETMERVLSQTDKTIVEAPGVTPYLPLPEIKRRATEQQPQQQAGN